The window TTACGGGCGAGTATCGAAAAGGACCATAGACGGAAGACATCGACGCCTCACGCCTTAGCGAGATGCGCGAGAACTGCCTCGATCTTCAAGACATCCGCGTATTTGTGATGCATGTCGAATAGATTCACCTTATGTGACAACTCGCTGCGGTCGAAGCAACATTCCTCGACGACGGTGACGTGAAAACCGGACGAATATGCATCAACGACACTGGCTCTCACGCAACCCGATGTGGTCTCGCCTGCGACAATCAGGCTCTGGATGCCCAAGCGCGTAAGGTTTGTCGCAAGAAGCGTGCCGAAGAACGCGCTGGCCCGCTCCTTGGTAATGATGACGTCCCCCTCCTCGGGCGCGACGTCCGGCTGGATCACGAAATCCGACTCGTCAGGTCGCCTGCCGCCGCGCTGAGTCGCCGCCATCGCTCCCTTCGATTTTGGAACGCAGCCGGTAGTGTAAAAGATCGGCAGTTGGGCGCGCCGCGCGGCGGCGAGGAGCTTCTGTGTCGGCGGCAGAGCATTCCAGGCCGCGATACCGCAGGACGAAGGAAACATCTTGCTGACGTCGCTGATCGGCTTTGGGCCACCGGCATACGCGAGTTGGTACAAGTCGATCAGGAGAACCGCGGGCCTGGGCCCCACGTACAGCGGTCGACGGTATGGTCTGTAGAGTTCCAAAACGTCTGCTGAATAAACGTCCTGCCAGCAGTGATCCTCAAAATCGTCCATTTCGACAGACCTCAAGACGAACGCCTCTGTGACGGTTGCTCCCGGATTCCGGCGCTAGACCACGACGACCGCAGATCGAGGCTTGCCGCCCCGCGCCATGGACACCGCACCAGATTCCAGTTGCCGACGGCCCTTTCTGGGACCGGTAGTTACCGCAGAGTGCCTGAACAGCCCGGCCATCCTAGATAACTAACCGGAACACCAAGGCACAAATTGATAAATTAAGGCAATTGATTACTTGCAGCGAAGAATGACGTCGCGGTTCTGGGCTCCCGGCCGTATGCCGCGCGCCACCAGACGCCGGGCGAATGGCGTCGTCACAGCCCCGCAACCTTAATGATCGATAGCAACGTTATTGTTTACCGATGCGTGCAATCCTTTCCCTGAAGTCGAAGCTGCTGTCGCCCGCTTCGTCCGGGGATATGCTTTCCCCTGCATTCAGCAACCGGCGGCCGAAGATGTGGTCACCACCGCTGTTCACAGACTCGACGCCGATCAGTGTTTCGCCTGTGAAGCAGAATACCGAGAAGGCCCGCTTCTCGATCGAGCCACGCACCACGCACCGTTCCGCCCCTGCGGTTAGCCCAACCATCTGCAACTTCAAATCTCGCTGGTCACTCCAGAACCACGGCACAGGCGAGTATGGCTCTGAACGTCCCACGATACGTCGAGCGACGCAGCGGGCCTGATCGACCGCATTTTGAACTGACTCCAAACGCATATACCGCTGACCGAGCGGAAAGGAAGCGCAGTCGCCGATCGCAGAAATACGCGGGTCGGCAGTCGAGAGGTTTGCGTCTACGACGATGCCGTTGTCGACCGCCACACCGGCCTGCATCGCAAGCTCGATCGCCGGAGCAACGCCAATACCAACCAGAACGAGATCGGCAGGAATGCGCCGTCCGTCGGACAGTACAACCTTGCTGACCTTGCCGTCGCTTGCATCCAGTGCCCCGACGCCGGCGTCGCATATCAGGTCAACGCCCCACCTGCGGTGCTCACCGGCATAGAAATCCGAGACGATCGGCGTCACAGCGCGGCTCATCACGCGAGGCAGAGCTTCCACGACTGTCACTGTTTTTCGAACCTTCGACGCAACGGCCGCCAGCTCAAGGCCGATGAAGCCTGCGCCGATAACGACGATATCTTGCGCCCGCTCGAAACGCTCGCGAATGGCATGCGAGTCCGCGAGCGTGCGCAAATACATCACACCGTCCGAGTCCGCTCCCGGCACAGGCAGCGCCCGGTTTCTAGCACCCGTCGCCAGCACAAGATGATCGTAACCGAGAGCCGCGCCAGTCTGCAGCTCGACCCGCCTCGCGATCGGGTCGATCGTCATCGCCCGCGCGCCGGTGATCAACTCGATATTCTGCTTTTCATAGAAGTCAGGCGACCGGAATGCCAGCCGCTCCGCGGCCATCTCTCCGAGCAGAAAGGCCTTGGACAAGGGCGGGCGTTGATAGGGCTGCTCGGTCTCCTCACCGATCAGGACTATCGGCTCGGCATAGCCGAATTCCCGAAGTGAAGCCGCGAGCTGGTATCCGCCCTGACCGGCGCCAACGATCACGGTGCCAGGTTTCGACATTCACCGCCTCGCGTCGCGCATTACTGGAAATGTGGCAGCAGTTTCACCACGCGGCGGACGAGCCCGCCTTCCTGGCCGCCTCATCAGGATTGAGAGCGACGTCCCACACATTCGCGATAAAACGTTGTCCACTTATATCCGCACCCGCCTGATTGATCAGCCACGCACACGGCGGCCCCATAATTTCGGGCCGCAACAGCTTTTCGCGGTCGACGCCGTCGCTCGCCGGAATTTGCTTGGTGTCGGCGGCACCGCCGGGAAGCAACGCATTGACGGTCACGCCCGTGCCGTCGAGATCCTTGGCCCAGATGACAGTCGCGGCCTCGAGCGCCGCCTTCGAAGGACCGTAAGGCGAAAATCCCGCCATCAGCATCGTTGGGTAGCTGGTCGTGATGTTGACGATCCTGCCGAAGTGCCGCTCGACAAGATGCGGCGTAACCGCCCGCGCCATGTTGAACGAGCCGTTCACGTTGACGTTGATGACCTCTCTCCACCGCTCGATCGGAACCTCGAAAAAGCGCTTGCGCTGTCCCCCGAGCACATGCCCGATGAACTGCATCCCGATCGCGGCGTTGTTGACCAGTCCATGGATGGCGCCGAAGCGCTGCAATGTCGCCTCGACGAACGAGACGCACTCGCCGTCCTGTGTGACGTCGCCAAAAATGCCGAACAACTGGTCGCCCGGGATCCCTCGCTCCTTCGCGGAGGCCAGGGTTTCGTTCATCTCATCGCGGCAGGCCGGCAAATCGACGCATGCGACCCGATTGCCTATCGTTGCCATATGAAGCGCAATCGCCCGCCCAATGCCCTGAGCGGCGCCCGTAACGATAACCACTCGGTCAGTACTTTCGCCCATTCAAACCGTCCTCGGAAATCCAGCGCGGTCAGATGCAGGTATACCCACCATCGATGACCAGATCAGCGCCCGTCATAAAAGACGCTTCGTCGCTCGCCAAATACAATGCGCCGTTTGCGATGTCTCCCGGCTGCCCAAGACGACCGATTGGATGCAGCGGGATCAAGGCCTTGCGTGCGGCGTCCATATCAGCGAAGCGCGTTTCAACACGAACAGTCTCAATGGCACCAGGAGAGAGCGAATTAACCCGAATTCGGTCTTTTGCGTGGTCCAACGCCAGGGAGCGCGCGAACTGGATCAGCGCTGCCTTGGTCGTCACATAGGCCGGACGACGCGGAACGACGACCTGTCCCAGCTGCGACGCCAGGATGACGACACTTCCGCCGCCACTTTCGACAAGCTTCGGAATCCCGTACTTTGTAATCAGAAAAACACTGGTCAGATTGACGGCAAGCGCTTTGTTCCAGTCGGCCTCATCGAGGTCCACAACCGTCGCCACAGGATCGTTGCTGGCAGCCGTGGTGACAAGAATATCGAGACGACCGAACGCCTTGAAGCCGTAATCGATCGCGTATTTGACGTCGCCTGCATTCGATGAATCGCAGTACGTCGAAACCGCGCGCCCACCGGCCGCAATGATATCCTTAACGGTTCTGGCGGCGCTATCGTTCGCAATATCGGTGCAGACGACCGACGCCCCCTCTTCAGCATAACGGCGGCTTATGGCCGAACCGATGGCACCACCGGCCCCCGTTACGAACGCCACCTTACCTTCGAGTCGCTTCATTGCGACGCTCTGCTTTCGGACGCAGCAGCCATCTCTCGCTCGCGCATCCGCCTGAGCAGTCTCCGCGCCTGAATTGTCGGTGCATCAGAACTGATGTCCACCATCTTCGCGCCCGGGAACGCGGCGATCGTGGCGTGTTGCGCTTCGCATATCGCGACGTCCTCGAGAAAGGTGTTCCGAATACCGCTCAGCGTCTTCGTGAGACCTTCATCTTCAAGGCGGAAATCCCGCGAGCACGTCCAAAAATGGTGGGTGGTGTCGTCGGTCTCCGGCGTAATGCCGTGATCGGTGTATACCGTGATGCCCTTGCTTCGGTTGCCTTCGAACGCTCCCGTTCCCGGCTCAGCAATTCCAACGTCAAATGTGATCACTGTCGGCGCGTGATAGATCCAGGTGAGCCAATAGTCAGCCCTCTCAAGCTTGTAATCCGCCGCCTTGCGCCAGATCGGCGGCGGATCGCTCGCGGCCATATGCCGCGACCCATGAATCTTGTCGCCAACGAGCTTCACCCGCGGGGGCGTCGCGACAGCGCCGTCGTTTCCCAGCGAGCCTGGGTGAACATACTTGGAGTGGGTGTTGTCCAGCTGGACGTCGATCAATTCCTGATAATGGCACTTAACATGGAAGTAATCACCGAGCATCTTCCACTTCGGGTGGTCATGCCAGTACAAATCGGGGATCAGCGCCTCATCGGCCAATTCCGGCTCGCCCATCCATATCCACACCCACCGGTGTTTAACGGCGACCGGATAGCTGCGAACGAAGGCCGTTGCGGGAACCGTCTCTTGGCTCGGCACGCAAACGCATTTGCCCGCCGCGTTGAAGACCATTCCATGATAACCGCACTCGATCAAACCATCGACTACGCGCCCTACCGACAACGGAGCAGCGCGATGGCAGCAGCGATCTTCAAGAGCAGCAACCGACTTATCAGCAGCACGAAAGAAGACGATCTTCTGATTAAGCAACGTGCGCGCCAGTGGTCCATCGCCAATCTCGTGATCCCACGCGGCGACGTACCAGGCGTTCTGCAGATACATTCAGTTCGACTCCCAATTCGCTTGAGAATTTATTTACACCAGCGTTAAGGTACACGGCACGCCGGATAACTCAATTAGGCAATAGTTATGGACAAACAACTAAACACGATAGGTGGTCAAATGACGTCTTACGCATCTCGCTTGATGAAAAGCGCTACCGCCGCGGTCTTCATATTTGCCGCGAGCGTCATCGTTCTTGGCACTCAGCATGCGAATGCACAGACAAAGGTCGTCTTCGGCTACGTCTCGGACGGCGCATTGCAGTGGCCTGAGTACGTTGCGATCGAAAAAGGCTGGTTCAAGGAAAACAACATCGACATCGAGATGCTGGCAGTCGGCGGCGGCGCCGCGCAGCAACTGGCAGCGGGTGCACTCAATCTTTCAGCAAGCGGCTTTCCCGACTACGTGCGCGCGACTGAGCAGGGTGCGGCGATCAAAATCGTGCTGAACGGCGTCAACATGCCTCCCTACGACGTATACGCAAAGCCCACCATCAAATCGCTGCCGGAACTGAAGGGCAAACTTGTCTCAATCGGCGGCAACAAGGATATCACCCTCACCTACGTAACAGCCGCCATGGCCGCCGTGGGCATGAAGCCGACTGACGTCGATTACATCTATGCCAAGTCCACCACGGCGCGCTTTGCTGCGTTGATGTCTGGCGGCGTCGATGCGGCAATCCTGTACCCGCCGACGAACTTCAAGGCCGCCGCTGCCGGATTCAACAAGGTCGCCACAATCAGCGATCACGTCAAAGACATTCCCTTCATCGTCTATGGAGCGAATCTGGACTGGGCCAAGAAGAACGGCGAGGCTCTTCGCAACTATATGAAGACCTACAGCCGCGCGCTGACTTGGCTGTACGACAAGAAAAACAAGGACGAAGCGGTCAAGATCCTGATGAAGCACGGTAAGGTGACCCAGCAGGATGCCAACGACACCTACGACTACTTCATCGGCATCGCCGCCTACAGCAAGGACGGCCTGATCAACGATGCCAGCTGGAAGAAGATGGCCGACACCTTGATCGAGTTCGGCGACTTGCCGTCACCGGCGCCGGCGATTACGAAGTTTGTCGACGATAGCTATGTTAAAGCCGGTTGGGGCAAATAACCAAGCCACTCGGTTACGAGGGAGCAAAACGTTTTTGCTCCCTCGCAATCCCCTAGGGCTTCGCTGCGTCCTTGGCGCAGGCAATAACGCCACTAAATCGCCGCGGTGGCTTTGACTTCCAGCAGATACTTCGGGCTCGCAAGTCCGCTCACAATGAGGAGCGTCGATGGCGGATAGGCGCCATTGGCG of the Undibacter mobilis genome contains:
- a CDS encoding isochorismatase family protein is translated as MDDFEDHCWQDVYSADVLELYRPYRRPLYVGPRPAVLLIDLYQLAYAGGPKPISDVSKMFPSSCGIAAWNALPPTQKLLAAARRAQLPIFYTTGCVPKSKGAMAATQRGGRRPDESDFVIQPDVAPEEGDVIITKERASAFFGTLLATNLTRLGIQSLIVAGETTSGCVRASVVDAYSSGFHVTVVEECCFDRSELSHKVNLFDMHHKYADVLKIEAVLAHLAKA
- a CDS encoding NAD(P)/FAD-dependent oxidoreductase translates to MSKPGTVIVGAGQGGYQLAASLREFGYAEPIVLIGEETEQPYQRPPLSKAFLLGEMAAERLAFRSPDFYEKQNIELITGARAMTIDPIARRVELQTGAALGYDHLVLATGARNRALPVPGADSDGVMYLRTLADSHAIRERFERAQDIVVIGAGFIGLELAAVASKVRKTVTVVEALPRVMSRAVTPIVSDFYAGEHRRWGVDLICDAGVGALDASDGKVSKVVLSDGRRIPADLVLVGIGVAPAIELAMQAGVAVDNGIVVDANLSTADPRISAIGDCASFPLGQRYMRLESVQNAVDQARCVARRIVGRSEPYSPVPWFWSDQRDLKLQMVGLTAGAERCVVRGSIEKRAFSVFCFTGETLIGVESVNSGGDHIFGRRLLNAGESISPDEAGDSSFDFRERIARIGKQ
- a CDS encoding SDR family NAD(P)-dependent oxidoreductase, translating into MGESTDRVVIVTGAAQGIGRAIALHMATIGNRVACVDLPACRDEMNETLASAKERGIPGDQLFGIFGDVTQDGECVSFVEATLQRFGAIHGLVNNAAIGMQFIGHVLGGQRKRFFEVPIERWREVINVNVNGSFNMARAVTPHLVERHFGRIVNITTSYPTMLMAGFSPYGPSKAALEAATVIWAKDLDGTGVTVNALLPGGAADTKQIPASDGVDREKLLRPEIMGPPCAWLINQAGADISGQRFIANVWDVALNPDEAARKAGSSAAW
- a CDS encoding SDR family NAD(P)-dependent oxidoreductase, whose protein sequence is MKRLEGKVAFVTGAGGAIGSAISRRYAEEGASVVCTDIANDSAARTVKDIIAAGGRAVSTYCDSSNAGDVKYAIDYGFKAFGRLDILVTTAASNDPVATVVDLDEADWNKALAVNLTSVFLITKYGIPKLVESGGGSVVILASQLGQVVVPRRPAYVTTKAALIQFARSLALDHAKDRIRVNSLSPGAIETVRVETRFADMDAARKALIPLHPIGRLGQPGDIANGALYLASDEASFMTGADLVIDGGYTCI
- a CDS encoding aromatic ring-hydroxylating dioxygenase subunit alpha, with the protein product MYLQNAWYVAAWDHEIGDGPLARTLLNQKIVFFRAADKSVAALEDRCCHRAAPLSVGRVVDGLIECGYHGMVFNAAGKCVCVPSQETVPATAFVRSYPVAVKHRWVWIWMGEPELADEALIPDLYWHDHPKWKMLGDYFHVKCHYQELIDVQLDNTHSKYVHPGSLGNDGAVATPPRVKLVGDKIHGSRHMAASDPPPIWRKAADYKLERADYWLTWIYHAPTVITFDVGIAEPGTGAFEGNRSKGITVYTDHGITPETDDTTHHFWTCSRDFRLEDEGLTKTLSGIRNTFLEDVAICEAQHATIAAFPGAKMVDISSDAPTIQARRLLRRMREREMAAASESRASQ
- a CDS encoding ABC transporter substrate-binding protein — translated: MTSYASRLMKSATAAVFIFAASVIVLGTQHANAQTKVVFGYVSDGALQWPEYVAIEKGWFKENNIDIEMLAVGGGAAQQLAAGALNLSASGFPDYVRATEQGAAIKIVLNGVNMPPYDVYAKPTIKSLPELKGKLVSIGGNKDITLTYVTAAMAAVGMKPTDVDYIYAKSTTARFAALMSGGVDAAILYPPTNFKAAAAGFNKVATISDHVKDIPFIVYGANLDWAKKNGEALRNYMKTYSRALTWLYDKKNKDEAVKILMKHGKVTQQDANDTYDYFIGIAAYSKDGLINDASWKKMADTLIEFGDLPSPAPAITKFVDDSYVKAGWGK